A window of the Canis lupus baileyi chromosome 1, mCanLup2.hap1, whole genome shotgun sequence genome harbors these coding sequences:
- the FAM98C gene encoding protein FAM98C isoform X1 — protein sequence MEGAEAEAREGAAVARDLQALGYEGFSGATSRGTSCPDFRALCARLAAELATLGALERERGESAEALRAGDGPGAEEGFLRQLAGLLRELRCPDRALCGGDGVAALREPGASLRLLREPGMRKGRPGLRRGGPGAAKWSRGFLCSELQAARLLRLYPRLDPSPAQPCGEESEEGAGMVQELVLTLQALGLPRPTPGTAASRLLWELHDKPQTTFSHQISELLPSLPPGFLQPLLSSPLDAPRWEALESLCQRLGDQYCSRRCLLLKRLDLTTSSFHWSDRAEAQGEAMKAVLIPIREALTPESNVSIAHILAAREDLSRLIPATSKAVRRGTCCAINKVLMGNVPDRGGRPNELEAPMPTWQSRREDGGGRKAGRQSWGRKKKKK from the exons ATGGAGGGGGCGGAGGCGGAAGCGCGGGAGGGGGCCGCCGTGGCCCGGGACCTGCAGGCCTTGGG GTATGAGGGCTTCTCGGGGGCGACGTCGCGGGGCACCTCGTGTCCGGACTTCAGGGCGCTGTGCGCGCGGCTGGCGGCGGAGCTGGCGACGCTGGGCGCCCTGGAGCGGGAGCGAGGGGAGAGCGCGGAGGCGCTGAGGGCCGGCGACG GCCCCGGCGCCGAGGAGGGATTCCTGCGACAGTTGGCCGGCCTGCTGCGGGAGCTGCGCTGCCCGGACCGCGCGCTCTGCGGCGGAGACGGCGTGGCCGCGCTGCGGGAGCCCGGCGCGAGCCTGCGCCTGCTGCGTGAGCCGGGGATGCGGAAGGGGCGGCCCGGCCTCCGGAGGGGCGGGCCCGGCGCCGCCAAGTGGAGCCGGG GCTTTCTCTGCTCTGAACTCCAGGCTGCCCGCCTCCTCCGTCTCTACCCCCGGCTGGACCCCAGCCCCGCACAGCCCTGTGGGGAAGAGAGCGAGGAGGGAGCTGGCATGGTCCAGGAACTGGTCCTTACCCTCCAAGCTCTGGGGCTGCCCAGACCGACGCCTGGGACCGCCGCCAGCCGGCTGCTGTGGGAGTTGCATGACAAG CCTCAGACTACCTTCTCCCATCAGATCTCTGAGCTgctgccttccctgcccccagggTTCCTGCAGCCCCTCCTCAGCTCCCCACTGGACGCCCCCAGATGG GAGGCATTGGAGTCTCTGTGCCAAAGGCTGGGAGATCAGTACTGCTCTCGCCGCTGCCTGCTCCTGAAGCGCCTGGACCTCACGACATCTTCTTTCCACTGGAGTGATAGGGCAGAG GCCCAAGGAGAAGCCATGAAGGCAGTGCTGATCCCAATTCGAGAGGCTCTGACCCCAGAATCAAATGTCTCCATCGCACATATCCTGGCTGCCCGAGAGGACCTGTCTCGTCTTATCCCAGCCACCAGCAAGGCTGTCCGCCGAGGGACCTGCTGTGCCATCAACAAG GTGCTTATGGGCAACGTGCCTGACCGGGGGGGCCGTCCAAATGAGCTGGAGGCTCCCATGCCCACCTGGCAGAGCAGAAGAGAGGATGGTGGTGGGCGGAAGGCAGGCCGCCAGAGCTGGGGTcgcaagaagaagaagaagtaa
- the FAM98C gene encoding protein FAM98C isoform X2, producing the protein MEGAEAEAREGAAVARDLQALGYEGFSGATSRGTSCPDFRALCARLAAELATLGALERERGESAEALRAGDGPGAEEGFLRQLAGLLRELRCPDRALCGGDGVAALREPGASLRLLREPGMRKGRPGLRRGGPGAAKWSRGFLCSELQAARLLRLYPRLDPSPAQPCGEESEEGAGMVQELVLTLQALGLPRPTPGTAASRLLWELHDKISELLPSLPPGFLQPLLSSPLDAPRWEALESLCQRLGDQYCSRRCLLLKRLDLTTSSFHWSDRAEAQGEAMKAVLIPIREALTPESNVSIAHILAAREDLSRLIPATSKAVRRGTCCAINKVLMGNVPDRGGRPNELEAPMPTWQSRREDGGGRKAGRQSWGRKKKKK; encoded by the exons ATGGAGGGGGCGGAGGCGGAAGCGCGGGAGGGGGCCGCCGTGGCCCGGGACCTGCAGGCCTTGGG GTATGAGGGCTTCTCGGGGGCGACGTCGCGGGGCACCTCGTGTCCGGACTTCAGGGCGCTGTGCGCGCGGCTGGCGGCGGAGCTGGCGACGCTGGGCGCCCTGGAGCGGGAGCGAGGGGAGAGCGCGGAGGCGCTGAGGGCCGGCGACG GCCCCGGCGCCGAGGAGGGATTCCTGCGACAGTTGGCCGGCCTGCTGCGGGAGCTGCGCTGCCCGGACCGCGCGCTCTGCGGCGGAGACGGCGTGGCCGCGCTGCGGGAGCCCGGCGCGAGCCTGCGCCTGCTGCGTGAGCCGGGGATGCGGAAGGGGCGGCCCGGCCTCCGGAGGGGCGGGCCCGGCGCCGCCAAGTGGAGCCGGG GCTTTCTCTGCTCTGAACTCCAGGCTGCCCGCCTCCTCCGTCTCTACCCCCGGCTGGACCCCAGCCCCGCACAGCCCTGTGGGGAAGAGAGCGAGGAGGGAGCTGGCATGGTCCAGGAACTGGTCCTTACCCTCCAAGCTCTGGGGCTGCCCAGACCGACGCCTGGGACCGCCGCCAGCCGGCTGCTGTGGGAGTTGCATGACAAG ATCTCTGAGCTgctgccttccctgcccccagggTTCCTGCAGCCCCTCCTCAGCTCCCCACTGGACGCCCCCAGATGG GAGGCATTGGAGTCTCTGTGCCAAAGGCTGGGAGATCAGTACTGCTCTCGCCGCTGCCTGCTCCTGAAGCGCCTGGACCTCACGACATCTTCTTTCCACTGGAGTGATAGGGCAGAG GCCCAAGGAGAAGCCATGAAGGCAGTGCTGATCCCAATTCGAGAGGCTCTGACCCCAGAATCAAATGTCTCCATCGCACATATCCTGGCTGCCCGAGAGGACCTGTCTCGTCTTATCCCAGCCACCAGCAAGGCTGTCCGCCGAGGGACCTGCTGTGCCATCAACAAG GTGCTTATGGGCAACGTGCCTGACCGGGGGGGCCGTCCAAATGAGCTGGAGGCTCCCATGCCCACCTGGCAGAGCAGAAGAGAGGATGGTGGTGGGCGGAAGGCAGGCCGCCAGAGCTGGGGTcgcaagaagaagaagaagtaa
- the FAM98C gene encoding protein FAM98C isoform X3: MEGAEAEAREGAAVARDLQALGYEGFSGATSRGTSCPDFRALCARLAAELATLGALERERGESAEALRAGDGPGAEEGFLRQLAGLLRELRCPDRALCGGDGVAALREPGASLRLLRFLCSELQAARLLRLYPRLDPSPAQPCGEESEEGAGMVQELVLTLQALGLPRPTPGTAASRLLWELHDKPQTTFSHQISELLPSLPPGFLQPLLSSPLDAPRWEALESLCQRLGDQYCSRRCLLLKRLDLTTSSFHWSDRAEAQGEAMKAVLIPIREALTPESNVSIAHILAAREDLSRLIPATSKAVRRGTCCAINKVLMGNVPDRGGRPNELEAPMPTWQSRREDGGGRKAGRQSWGRKKKKK; the protein is encoded by the exons ATGGAGGGGGCGGAGGCGGAAGCGCGGGAGGGGGCCGCCGTGGCCCGGGACCTGCAGGCCTTGGG GTATGAGGGCTTCTCGGGGGCGACGTCGCGGGGCACCTCGTGTCCGGACTTCAGGGCGCTGTGCGCGCGGCTGGCGGCGGAGCTGGCGACGCTGGGCGCCCTGGAGCGGGAGCGAGGGGAGAGCGCGGAGGCGCTGAGGGCCGGCGACG GCCCCGGCGCCGAGGAGGGATTCCTGCGACAGTTGGCCGGCCTGCTGCGGGAGCTGCGCTGCCCGGACCGCGCGCTCTGCGGCGGAGACGGCGTGGCCGCGCTGCGGGAGCCCGGCGCGAGCCTGCGCCTGCTGC GCTTTCTCTGCTCTGAACTCCAGGCTGCCCGCCTCCTCCGTCTCTACCCCCGGCTGGACCCCAGCCCCGCACAGCCCTGTGGGGAAGAGAGCGAGGAGGGAGCTGGCATGGTCCAGGAACTGGTCCTTACCCTCCAAGCTCTGGGGCTGCCCAGACCGACGCCTGGGACCGCCGCCAGCCGGCTGCTGTGGGAGTTGCATGACAAG CCTCAGACTACCTTCTCCCATCAGATCTCTGAGCTgctgccttccctgcccccagggTTCCTGCAGCCCCTCCTCAGCTCCCCACTGGACGCCCCCAGATGG GAGGCATTGGAGTCTCTGTGCCAAAGGCTGGGAGATCAGTACTGCTCTCGCCGCTGCCTGCTCCTGAAGCGCCTGGACCTCACGACATCTTCTTTCCACTGGAGTGATAGGGCAGAG GCCCAAGGAGAAGCCATGAAGGCAGTGCTGATCCCAATTCGAGAGGCTCTGACCCCAGAATCAAATGTCTCCATCGCACATATCCTGGCTGCCCGAGAGGACCTGTCTCGTCTTATCCCAGCCACCAGCAAGGCTGTCCGCCGAGGGACCTGCTGTGCCATCAACAAG GTGCTTATGGGCAACGTGCCTGACCGGGGGGGCCGTCCAAATGAGCTGGAGGCTCCCATGCCCACCTGGCAGAGCAGAAGAGAGGATGGTGGTGGGCGGAAGGCAGGCCGCCAGAGCTGGGGTcgcaagaagaagaagaagtaa
- the FAM98C gene encoding protein FAM98C isoform X5: MEGAEAEAREGAAVARDLQALGYEGFSGATSRGTSCPDFRALCARLAAELATLGALERERGESAEALRAGDGFLCSELQAARLLRLYPRLDPSPAQPCGEESEEGAGMVQELVLTLQALGLPRPTPGTAASRLLWELHDKPQTTFSHQISELLPSLPPGFLQPLLSSPLDAPRWEALESLCQRLGDQYCSRRCLLLKRLDLTTSSFHWSDRAEAQGEAMKAVLIPIREALTPESNVSIAHILAAREDLSRLIPATSKAVRRGTCCAINKVLMGNVPDRGGRPNELEAPMPTWQSRREDGGGRKAGRQSWGRKKKKK, from the exons ATGGAGGGGGCGGAGGCGGAAGCGCGGGAGGGGGCCGCCGTGGCCCGGGACCTGCAGGCCTTGGG GTATGAGGGCTTCTCGGGGGCGACGTCGCGGGGCACCTCGTGTCCGGACTTCAGGGCGCTGTGCGCGCGGCTGGCGGCGGAGCTGGCGACGCTGGGCGCCCTGGAGCGGGAGCGAGGGGAGAGCGCGGAGGCGCTGAGGGCCGGCGACG GCTTTCTCTGCTCTGAACTCCAGGCTGCCCGCCTCCTCCGTCTCTACCCCCGGCTGGACCCCAGCCCCGCACAGCCCTGTGGGGAAGAGAGCGAGGAGGGAGCTGGCATGGTCCAGGAACTGGTCCTTACCCTCCAAGCTCTGGGGCTGCCCAGACCGACGCCTGGGACCGCCGCCAGCCGGCTGCTGTGGGAGTTGCATGACAAG CCTCAGACTACCTTCTCCCATCAGATCTCTGAGCTgctgccttccctgcccccagggTTCCTGCAGCCCCTCCTCAGCTCCCCACTGGACGCCCCCAGATGG GAGGCATTGGAGTCTCTGTGCCAAAGGCTGGGAGATCAGTACTGCTCTCGCCGCTGCCTGCTCCTGAAGCGCCTGGACCTCACGACATCTTCTTTCCACTGGAGTGATAGGGCAGAG GCCCAAGGAGAAGCCATGAAGGCAGTGCTGATCCCAATTCGAGAGGCTCTGACCCCAGAATCAAATGTCTCCATCGCACATATCCTGGCTGCCCGAGAGGACCTGTCTCGTCTTATCCCAGCCACCAGCAAGGCTGTCCGCCGAGGGACCTGCTGTGCCATCAACAAG GTGCTTATGGGCAACGTGCCTGACCGGGGGGGCCGTCCAAATGAGCTGGAGGCTCCCATGCCCACCTGGCAGAGCAGAAGAGAGGATGGTGGTGGGCGGAAGGCAGGCCGCCAGAGCTGGGGTcgcaagaagaagaagaagtaa
- the FAM98C gene encoding protein FAM98C isoform X6 — MEGAEAEAREGAAVARDLQALGYEGFSGATSRGTSCPDFRALCARLAAELATLGALERERGESAEALRAGDGPGAEEGFLRQLAGLLRELRCPDRALCGGDGVAALREPGASLRLLREPGMRKGRPGLRRGGPGAAKWSRGFLCSELQAARLLRLYPRLDPSPAQPCGEESEEGAGMVQELVLTLQALGLPRPTPGTAASRLLWELHDKAQGEAMKAVLIPIREALTPESNVSIAHILAAREDLSRLIPATSKAVRRGTCCAINKVLMGNVPDRGGRPNELEAPMPTWQSRREDGGGRKAGRQSWGRKKKKK; from the exons ATGGAGGGGGCGGAGGCGGAAGCGCGGGAGGGGGCCGCCGTGGCCCGGGACCTGCAGGCCTTGGG GTATGAGGGCTTCTCGGGGGCGACGTCGCGGGGCACCTCGTGTCCGGACTTCAGGGCGCTGTGCGCGCGGCTGGCGGCGGAGCTGGCGACGCTGGGCGCCCTGGAGCGGGAGCGAGGGGAGAGCGCGGAGGCGCTGAGGGCCGGCGACG GCCCCGGCGCCGAGGAGGGATTCCTGCGACAGTTGGCCGGCCTGCTGCGGGAGCTGCGCTGCCCGGACCGCGCGCTCTGCGGCGGAGACGGCGTGGCCGCGCTGCGGGAGCCCGGCGCGAGCCTGCGCCTGCTGCGTGAGCCGGGGATGCGGAAGGGGCGGCCCGGCCTCCGGAGGGGCGGGCCCGGCGCCGCCAAGTGGAGCCGGG GCTTTCTCTGCTCTGAACTCCAGGCTGCCCGCCTCCTCCGTCTCTACCCCCGGCTGGACCCCAGCCCCGCACAGCCCTGTGGGGAAGAGAGCGAGGAGGGAGCTGGCATGGTCCAGGAACTGGTCCTTACCCTCCAAGCTCTGGGGCTGCCCAGACCGACGCCTGGGACCGCCGCCAGCCGGCTGCTGTGGGAGTTGCATGACAAG GCCCAAGGAGAAGCCATGAAGGCAGTGCTGATCCCAATTCGAGAGGCTCTGACCCCAGAATCAAATGTCTCCATCGCACATATCCTGGCTGCCCGAGAGGACCTGTCTCGTCTTATCCCAGCCACCAGCAAGGCTGTCCGCCGAGGGACCTGCTGTGCCATCAACAAG GTGCTTATGGGCAACGTGCCTGACCGGGGGGGCCGTCCAAATGAGCTGGAGGCTCCCATGCCCACCTGGCAGAGCAGAAGAGAGGATGGTGGTGGGCGGAAGGCAGGCCGCCAGAGCTGGGGTcgcaagaagaagaagaagtaa
- the FAM98C gene encoding protein FAM98C isoform X4, whose amino-acid sequence MEGAEAEAREGAAVARDLQALGYEGFSGATSRGTSCPDFRALCARLAAELATLGALERERGESAEALRAGDGPGAEEGFLRQLAGLLRELRCPDRALCGGDGVAALREPGASLRLLRFLCSELQAARLLRLYPRLDPSPAQPCGEESEEGAGMVQELVLTLQALGLPRPTPGTAASRLLWELHDKISELLPSLPPGFLQPLLSSPLDAPRWEALESLCQRLGDQYCSRRCLLLKRLDLTTSSFHWSDRAEAQGEAMKAVLIPIREALTPESNVSIAHILAAREDLSRLIPATSKAVRRGTCCAINKVLMGNVPDRGGRPNELEAPMPTWQSRREDGGGRKAGRQSWGRKKKKK is encoded by the exons ATGGAGGGGGCGGAGGCGGAAGCGCGGGAGGGGGCCGCCGTGGCCCGGGACCTGCAGGCCTTGGG GTATGAGGGCTTCTCGGGGGCGACGTCGCGGGGCACCTCGTGTCCGGACTTCAGGGCGCTGTGCGCGCGGCTGGCGGCGGAGCTGGCGACGCTGGGCGCCCTGGAGCGGGAGCGAGGGGAGAGCGCGGAGGCGCTGAGGGCCGGCGACG GCCCCGGCGCCGAGGAGGGATTCCTGCGACAGTTGGCCGGCCTGCTGCGGGAGCTGCGCTGCCCGGACCGCGCGCTCTGCGGCGGAGACGGCGTGGCCGCGCTGCGGGAGCCCGGCGCGAGCCTGCGCCTGCTGC GCTTTCTCTGCTCTGAACTCCAGGCTGCCCGCCTCCTCCGTCTCTACCCCCGGCTGGACCCCAGCCCCGCACAGCCCTGTGGGGAAGAGAGCGAGGAGGGAGCTGGCATGGTCCAGGAACTGGTCCTTACCCTCCAAGCTCTGGGGCTGCCCAGACCGACGCCTGGGACCGCCGCCAGCCGGCTGCTGTGGGAGTTGCATGACAAG ATCTCTGAGCTgctgccttccctgcccccagggTTCCTGCAGCCCCTCCTCAGCTCCCCACTGGACGCCCCCAGATGG GAGGCATTGGAGTCTCTGTGCCAAAGGCTGGGAGATCAGTACTGCTCTCGCCGCTGCCTGCTCCTGAAGCGCCTGGACCTCACGACATCTTCTTTCCACTGGAGTGATAGGGCAGAG GCCCAAGGAGAAGCCATGAAGGCAGTGCTGATCCCAATTCGAGAGGCTCTGACCCCAGAATCAAATGTCTCCATCGCACATATCCTGGCTGCCCGAGAGGACCTGTCTCGTCTTATCCCAGCCACCAGCAAGGCTGTCCGCCGAGGGACCTGCTGTGCCATCAACAAG GTGCTTATGGGCAACGTGCCTGACCGGGGGGGCCGTCCAAATGAGCTGGAGGCTCCCATGCCCACCTGGCAGAGCAGAAGAGAGGATGGTGGTGGGCGGAAGGCAGGCCGCCAGAGCTGGGGTcgcaagaagaagaagaagtaa